One genomic segment of Elgaria multicarinata webbii isolate HBS135686 ecotype San Diego chromosome 21, rElgMul1.1.pri, whole genome shotgun sequence includes these proteins:
- the LOC134412190 gene encoding semaphorin-7A-like: MRLPHFWLFSLFCFASSQKIPRLKLIPKDVPVLKFEERERLAAMFHDTGSNQVFIGGRGLLWVLTFTGSKVTRNQIAMKAEEKAERDCQRKTGAMKEDCDNFIRVIQRLDNKIIVCGTNAATPKCWFVINATKLQEDRPGQKFTLLAGDFVPSSPSQNAVAIAVEGDLYSALSGNKSTIRRSYGNKKGIKTEDSWLANAEFVGAALLPEKDPSKDEIFFFYNDVNQTAGLDEEPFKARLGRVCKVDQGGRSMLMNSWSTFLKARLVCGHPNEPMRFHHLRDAFVFRKRGKAEAVLYGVFSSAWGSSAVCTYSMSRISSIFKTSKFKGFAGTVPVPRPGMCVAPDSAPPVPKTTLTIIKEYPEIDTVIYPDEEHPLYVLQNNDTYTRVVVDSVQDADNTLHDVLFLGTAKGKIHKVLRSKEQTVIIAEISPFEKEMPISSMILDATMGYLYVSTETEVTRLPLTDCDQYNENCWKCLLARDPYCGWDVNKKSCSAISQGGNHSGRMLQSLDSPNITYMCETAEEKLAQEALKKVSVDSTTYIYLPCPLRSHHAIYTWVKDDKTYPCSMDEQSCTLRFGESTPMDQGVFKCTAKEEGYQEEITAFKVTLNSGRIPEVSLAMVAMGVLFLTITILLL; this comes from the exons ATGTTCCCGTATTAAAGTTTGAAGAGAGGGAACGGCTGGCAGCCATGTTCCACGACACCGGTTCCAACCAGGTGTTCATCGGAGGCCGAGGACTGCTATGGGTGCTGACGTTTACAGGTTCCAAGGTCACTCGAAACCAG ATCGCTATGAAGGCCGAGGAGAAGGCAGAAAGGGACTGCCAGAGGAAGACAGGAGCAATGAAG gaaGATTGTGATAATTTCATCCGTGTAATTCAGAGGTTGGACAACAAAATAATCGTCTGTGGAACCAACGCGGCTACTCCCAAGTGTTGGTTTGTG ATCAACGCCACAAAACTGCAAGAGGACAGGCCAGGCCAAAAGTTTACCCTTTTGGCAGGAGATTTCGTCCCGTCATCGCCATCgcagaatgctgtggccatcGCAGTGG AGGGCGACCTTTATTCTGCGTTATCTGGCAACAAAAGCACAATCCGGAGAAGCTATGGAAATAAAAAGGGAATTAAGACCGAAGATAGCTGGCTTGCCA ATGCGGAATTTGTCGGAGCCGCCTTGCTGCCAGAGAAAGATCCGAGCAAGGACGAGATTTTCTTCTTTTACAACGACGTCAACCAGACAGCTGGGCTGGACGAGGAACCGTTCAAAGCTCGCCTGGGACGTGTCTGCAAg GTGGATCAGGGTGGAAGGTCCATGCTTATGAATTCCTGGAGCACGTTCCTCAAGGCGCGGCTGGTGTGCGGACATCCCAATGAACCGATGCGTTTCCACCACCTCCGGGATGCTTTTGTTTTCAGAAAGCGTGGGAAGGCCGAGGCGGTGCTGTACGGCGTCTTCTCCAGCGCATG GGGCTCGTCAGCTGTTTGCACCTACTCTATGAGCAGAATTAGTTCCATTTTCAAGACTTCAAAATTCAAGGGTTTCGCTGGCACCGTTCCTGTGCCCAGGCCAGGCATG TGTGTGGCACCGGATTCCGCCCCACCCGTGCCCAAAACGACGTTGACCATAATTAAGGAATACCCAGAAATAGACACCGTCATCTACCCGGATGAGGAACACCCCCTGTATGTCCTCCAGAATAATGACACGTACACACGAGTGGTGGTAGATAGCGTGCAGGACGCCGACAATACGTTGCATGATGTTCTCTTCCTTGGAACAG CCAAAGGGAAGATCCACAAGGTCCTCCGGAGCAAAGAACAAACAGTAATCATTGCTGAGATAAGTCCATTCGAGAAAGAAATGCCCATCTCCTCTATGATCCTGGATGCTACCATG GGCTACTTGTACGTGAGCACCGAGACGGAGGTGACGCGCCTGCCGCTGACGGACTGCGACCAGTACAATGAAAACTGCTGGAAGTGTCTCCTGGCCCGTGACCCATACTGCGGGTGGGATGTGAACaagaaaagctgctctgccatctCCCAGGGCGGAAACCACAGTGGCAG GATGCTTCAGAGCCTGGATTCTCCGAACATTACATACATGTGCGAAACCGCGGAAG AAAAATTAGCCCAGGAGGCCCTGAAAAAAGTGAGCGTCGACTCCACCACCTATATCTACCTGCCGTGCCCTCTGAGATCTCACCACGCTATCTATACTTGGGTCAAGGACGACAAAACGTACCCCTGCTCCATGGACGAGCAATCTTGCACCCTTCGCTTCGGAGAGAGTACTCCGATGGATCAGGGCGTCTTCAAATGTACCGCCAAGGAAGAGGGATACCAAGAGGAAATAACAGCCTTCAAAGTCACGCTCAACAGTGGTAGGATCCCAGAGGTCTCCCTGGCCATGGTGGCTATGGGCGTTTTGTTCCTTACCATAACGATTCTCTTGCTATAG